In one Achromobacter spanius genomic region, the following are encoded:
- a CDS encoding 3-oxoacid CoA-transferase subunit B produces the protein MEYEKLNRRQIARLVAADIPDGAYVNLGIGIPTLVSAFLPADRDVILHTENGIVGMGPGDPDAPLDLDLINASKEAVTLLPGASITDHVVSFAMMRGGHLDLTVLGAFQVSARGDLANWDTGAPGTIPAVGGAMDLVAGARQVYITMEHVTKDGQPKIVRECTYPLTGAGVVDRIYSDLAIIDVLPDAMRVIAMVAGLRFDTLQALTDCPLTLADDCRVLAPQ, from the coding sequence ATGGAATATGAAAAGCTCAACCGGCGGCAGATCGCGCGGCTGGTCGCGGCCGACATTCCGGACGGCGCCTACGTCAATCTGGGCATCGGCATTCCGACCTTGGTGTCGGCCTTTCTGCCGGCCGACCGCGATGTGATCCTGCATACCGAAAACGGCATAGTCGGCATGGGGCCGGGCGACCCCGACGCGCCGCTGGACCTGGACCTGATCAATGCCAGCAAGGAAGCAGTGACCTTGTTGCCGGGCGCGTCCATCACGGACCACGTAGTGTCGTTTGCCATGATGCGCGGCGGCCATCTGGACCTGACGGTGCTGGGCGCATTCCAGGTGTCGGCGCGTGGCGATCTGGCCAACTGGGACACCGGCGCGCCGGGCACGATACCGGCGGTTGGCGGTGCGATGGACCTGGTGGCCGGTGCGCGCCAGGTGTACATCACGATGGAGCACGTCACCAAGGACGGCCAGCCCAAGATCGTGCGCGAATGCACCTACCCGCTGACCGGCGCGGGCGTGGTGGACCGCATCTATTCGGACCTGGCCATCATCGACGTGCTGCCGGATGCCATGCGGGTGATTGCAATGGTGGCGGGGCTGCGCTTCGACACCTTGCAAGCCCTGACGGACTGCCCGCTGACGCTCGCTGACGACTGCCGGGTGTTGGCGCCGCAATAA
- a CDS encoding 3-oxoacid CoA-transferase subunit A has translation MLDKTFDTLAAAVADVQDGAVILIGGFGASGVPTELVCALLQQGARDLTIVNNNAGNGERGLSQLVQAGRVRKMICSFARSSDRKNPNAAAFAEAYRAGKIELECVPQGTMAERMRAAGAGLGPFFTPTAYGTPLAHGKETRVIDGVGYVLESPLKGDFAFVKARTADRWGNLVYRYAGRNFAPVMCMAATTTVAQVDSIVELGGIPPEHVMTPGIFVKRVVQVGDKHGI, from the coding sequence ATGCTGGATAAAACATTCGATACGCTGGCCGCCGCGGTGGCGGACGTGCAGGACGGCGCGGTCATCCTGATCGGCGGCTTTGGCGCGTCGGGCGTGCCCACCGAACTGGTGTGCGCGCTGCTGCAGCAAGGCGCGCGCGATCTCACCATCGTCAACAACAACGCCGGCAACGGCGAGCGTGGCCTTAGCCAGTTGGTGCAGGCCGGCCGGGTGCGCAAGATGATCTGCTCGTTTGCGCGCTCGTCCGACCGCAAGAACCCCAACGCCGCCGCCTTCGCCGAGGCCTATCGCGCCGGCAAGATCGAACTGGAATGCGTGCCGCAGGGCACGATGGCCGAGCGCATGCGCGCGGCCGGCGCGGGCCTGGGGCCGTTCTTCACACCCACCGCCTACGGCACACCGCTTGCCCACGGCAAGGAAACCCGCGTGATCGACGGCGTGGGTTACGTGCTGGAGTCGCCGCTGAAGGGTGACTTCGCGTTCGTCAAGGCGCGCACGGCGGACCGCTGGGGCAACCTGGTGTACCGCTACGCCGGCCGCAACTTCGCGCCCGTCATGTGCATGGCCGCCACCACCACGGTGGCGCAAGTGGACAGCATCGTGGAACTGGGCGGCATCCCGCCCGAACACGTCATGACACCGGGCATATTCGTCAAGCGAGTGGTGCAGGTGGGAGACAAGCATGGAATATGA